The Terriglobales bacterium genome includes the window CATGCTCGGCCCATCAATGCTGCCGGCATAGTCGTGCGGGAAATAGGTAAGCAACCTGCTTCCATCGGGCGCCTCCCACCAGAACAACTTGTAGGGAAAGGTGGTGAACTCGTGCGCCCAAAGCAGTTTCTGGGTGACAAAGTAGTCCATGCCCGACTTCTTGTAAATTTGCGGGAGCTGCCAGTTATATCCAAACGAATCCGGGTTCCACCCGATCTTGACGTCTACGCCAAACTTCTTTTGAAAGTAGCGCTTGCCCACCAGGATCTGCCGCACCAGTGACTCGCCCGCCGGCATGTTGAGGTCAGGTTCTACCCACATGCCGCCAATCACCTCCCAGCGGCCCTCCTTGGCTCGTTTCTGGATCTCCTGGAACAGGTCCGGATATTTTTCTTCCATCCACTCGTAGGTTCGAGCAGACGACATAGTGAATTTGAAATCGGGATATTCGTTCATCAAATCCAAAGCGCTCCGGAACGTGTTGCGAACGACTTCCACGGTTTCTGTCCAGGGCCACAGCCATGCCATGTCAATATGGGAATTGCCGGCTGCACGGATGGTAAAGCGCTTCAACCAGGGGTTCAGCAGTTGCAGTTTTGCCTGCGCCTGCCGTAGAGATGCGTCAAACCCGGCCTGGTCCCCGTGCGCAAGCGTCGTAAAATCGACTGTTTTCACGGCCGCGTCGATCTGCTGCTCCCGCTCTGTCTTGCCATCCTGATAGGCGGCGATCAACGGGCGTGCTGAAAGAATTTCCATACGGAAGAGTGTGGGATCAGGACGGCTGGACGGCGGGTCAATCGTCAGTCGGCCCTCGTGGATTTGAGTTTCAACCCCCTCGGGGACATCCACGCGCACGGCAATCAGGAATTTCTGGCCGGGCTGCGCGCTTTCCGTCAGTGGGATCGGCACCTGCTGGTCATCGGTACCGCGAAACACCAGCGCTCCGTTAGAGTAAGTGGTAATTTCTGCCGTGCCATTGCAATACAACACGAGGTCGAGGGTTACACGCGCACCCTGGACGGAGTATCCGTTGATCTTCTCCGGAATTTCGATCGAGCGCCGCAAGAGACGAGAACCGTTAGTCCATTTGTCGCCTATCTTCATCGTCTCCCAGCCGGAGCTGTCGAGCGCGGGATCTTCCGGGTGGGGCACGTCAGCGTGAAACTGCCACTCCGGCAAGCGCAAAATCGTGAGTGACTCCAGCCGGTCGAGAGTAGGTTTGTAGGGATCAGGTGTCTCCGCGGTCTGGGCAGAGCACGCGAAAGCGAACACTAGAACAGCCAGCACGGAGCATGCAACAGATCGTCTCATCATGAATGTCATTCCCTCTTTTTCCTGTTTGACAGACATCACTCCCGTTTCTCCTGATCCATGTCGGCTCCATCATAGGCAAGCCGCCTGTGACGCGGAAGCATCAGGCCAGAGCGCCCCCAGGTTCCTCCTGGGGGCGCTCATGGATCGGGCCAATATTACAATCACCTTTTTGCAGCTTTCTAGAAAATAATCTTCAGCGATAGTTGCAGTTGCCGCGGTGCGTTCTGTTGGTTGGCGCCGATACAGCCATAGCCCGAACAATAACCAGGCGTTCCGGGTTGAATGCCAGGAATGTTGTTCGGATTGATGGTAACCGGCAGATTGGGATTGCCTGTGCTTGGTCCCCCAAAGATCGGGGTGTTAAAGGCATTGAATGCCTCAGCCCTGAACTGCAACTTCATGGATTCCCGAATATCGAACTGCTTTTGCAGCGCGAAGGTCGCCAGCGGTTTGTAAGGTGCCCGCAGGTTATTTTGCCGCGTTACGACTGTCCGGGGAATCCATGTGTTGGTTGCCAGCGGAGTATAGCAGCTCGGCGTCTCGTTGTAGATCCACTCGCTGAAACTCCGGTGTGCCGGTATATAGCTGTTGTTGTTTTGCGGGCAATTGTAGGTGAACGTGTTTGGCGGCTGGATGGGGGTACCCGATGCATCCGTGAAGATCCAGTCCAGCGACCAGTTATTGATGACCTGTCCCACCCAACCGGAAGCGTTGCCGAAGAACGGCCGGTTTCTGCCAACAGGCAGATCCCAGATTCCGCTGAAGGCGAGATTCAAGGTGCGGTCACTGCCATCAAGCTGGTAGTACGGTTTGGCAATGAATGGAGTCAGGATATCGTGGCCTGGGCCGGCGATATCGACGCAACCCTGACACTGGCCGTTACTGTTGTTGTTGAGGCTGGTATAGGTCATGTTCTTCTGCCAGGTAAACGCAGTCACAAGAGTGATGCCTTTCAGCCAGGCAGGACCAGCATCCACACGCTTTCTAAATTGTACCTGCAAGGAATTGTAATCGCTCCGTCCGATGGGTTCGGTGTTCGAGGACAACGTCCCATCGAACTGAGGGAATGGTTCCATCAGGATATACGCTGGAACGGTAGCGGACAGGTTTAAAACGCTGGCTGCCTGGTTCGGACCCATATGCCCGAAGAATGGGTTTTGCACTTGAGAGTCGCATCTAACCGCCGCAGCAGCAGCAGCTAGCGTCGCACATTGGGCGATCTGCGCCGGCGTCAGGGCGTTAAAGTTTGTTCCGACACGAATGTTGCCTGTGTAGGTGCCTACAAACGAGGTATCGAGAACAAAGCCACCCGGAAATTCATGCTGGATGCCCAATGAATAATGTTGCACCCGTGTGATTTTTCGATTGCGTTGGTCATAGCTGGTTGAGTTGCTGCCGGTTCCTGCCAGCAACCCGTCAAGCGGACCAGTGGGAGGCGTCAATCCAGCCGGATAAGGATTGCCATTGAAGAAACCAGGACCAGGCGTTACCGGGTTCGGGTTGAAATAGTTCGTCACCTGGGTAAAGGTAGTGTTTCCACCCAGTTCGAAGGCAAATCCGTAATTCACTCCATAGCCGCCACGTACGACGGTTTTGTCATTGAGTGCCCACGAAACACCGATCCGGGGTTGGAAATGGTTGTACTGCGTATCATAAGCACGGCGTCCGTTGCCAAGGAATGTGAAGCCGCCCACAATCGGGTTGGGCATCGTGAAACCAGTGGACGTCCCGTTCTTTAGCAGCAGCGTATTGTTGGGTGGGAAGGCATTGGCGCTGTTTAGTATGCCCGTGAGCGGATTAACGCAGGTGTAGCAGAGGCCGCCATTGAGCCGGTCATGCCGTTCGTGGGGCGAGTGCTCAAAGTCCCAGCGCATGCCCAGGTTGAGCGTCAGGCGGGGATGGATTTTCCAGTCATCCTGAACGAAGGCGGCATAGTACGGGTAGGTCTCATAGATCGCAAGGTTGTAGGGAATATTGCCATCATTGGGAATTCCCATAATGATACTAGCTAGGCCGGAGCCTGTTGAACCAGTGACTCCCGCAGGATCAGTGTTTGCGTTGTTCGGATTGAAGCGGGTGAAGTTGTCGGTAAAGTTAAAGATACCGCCGGGACCGTTCGACGTTGGGGCTACTTCGCCAGCGGCGCAGCACGGTATGGCGATGACCTTCAGATACTGGCCGCCATAGCGTAAGTTATGGTTGCCTATTGTCTGGGAAATCGTTGGTGCAACTTCAAAGTCAGCGTTAAACGGTGGATGGCCGAAATCGGAAAACGCCCTGGTGCCAATAATGTTGGCAATAACGTCATTATTATTAAGCACAGGGGCAAAGCTTGTGCTCGTGGATGGTGGAACTGGATAGGTGGTAAATCCCAGGTCCTGCGGCGATAGCTTGGCTGTCCCCGCTGCCAGTCCGCCGTCAGGTGAACTGTCAACCTCGCGTGTATAAGAAACCCGCACGTCTGCCACCAGAGTCGAGTTGAATGTATGGGTGGCACTCAGGATCTGCGACAAAAATGCACGGGTATGGTTAATGTTTCCCGTCTCGATGCGAGGATCAGAAAACCCTGAATTGTTTCTGAAATCTGTTCCTGACCACCAGCTAAACATGCCATAAATCTTGGTACGGTCGCTGATGTTGTGGTCAATGCGAAAGAGCGTTTGGTTATATTGGGTACGCCCGCCGGTGTTCGAGACGAAATTGTTGATAAACCCGGGCTGGTTGGGCTTGGGATACAGCGCCAGAATCTTGAGGCCGATTTGGCTCACCAGGTTAGCTGGAATCACATCGTTCTTCCCACCCACGGAAAGCCGGTTGCGGGTCTTACAGGTTCCATCGGCGTTCGTCGAAGCGCACGAAAACGGGTTATAGATGCCGCCATTGTGGTTAACCCCCGGGCCTTTCAGATAGGCGCTCATATCCACGCTGCCATCCGGGTTGACAACGATACCGGTCGGGACAGTGGTGATCACGGGAGCAGGTTGGACTTCGCGCCAGCCTTCAAAACTGGCGAAGAAGTAGGTCTTGTCCTTCTTGATGGGGCCGCCAACAGTCCCTCCGAAATCATGCTGGTTATGAAAGCCCTTGCGCTGGTTCAATTGATTGAGTTGATAGAAGTTGGCATCTAAGACCGCGTTGCGCCAATAATCAAACGCCGCGCCATGCAGCGCATTAGTACCCTGCTTGATCACGAGATTGATGGTTCCACCACCACTGCGTCCAACTGACGCATCGTAGTTGGTGGTCTGAATCTTGAACTCTTGCACCGCATCGACGTTGGGCGAAATGAACCACGCTCCGCGGGCAGTGCTGGTTTGCTGCGAGATGGGCGCTCCATTCATCGTGAATTGGTTTTGATTGTTGACCACACCATTGATTTGAAATGAATTGGTCTGGTCCCATCCGCGCTGGGCGCCATTGCTGCCCGTAAACAGAACACCCGGATTCAGTTGCGCCAGCATGTAGACTTGGCGTCCGTTCAGTGGCAGGTTTTGTGTCTCCTGCGTTCCGACCACAGAACCGCCGGAAGCATCTGCTGTGTTCACGGCGACGGCGCTGGCAACAACTTCCACGCTTTCTGAGACCGTGCCCACTTCCAGCCGGAAGTTCAGGTTTACCTTCTGGGCAACGCTAACGACTACATTTTTCTCGACCGACTTCTTGAAGCCCGGTGCCTCAACCGTGACCTGATAGGTCCCCGGCTGCACAAACGGGATGGAAAAGCTTCCCTCGGCATTGCTCGTTGTGCTGTAAGTTTGTTGCGGACCTTTGGCCGTTACTTTTGCGTCGTGAATTACGGCACCGGATGGGTCCTTCACCTGGCCGAGGATCAAACCGCGATATTCCTGGGCATGCAGCCCCATGGGAAAGGATAGGGCCAGCAGGCAGATAGCCAGACTTGCCGTAAGCCAATGCCGGCCGTTTGCTGCTGAGGTTACAAAGCTGCTCCACGTACGTGCCTGATGGTTGCTCTTATGGCTGCTCATTGAATGCTCTCCTCTTTGTGCATGAGTGGTATAGATCCATGGTCATTGCACCGTGGTCCGAGATCTATCCCTCGCTATTTTTAGTTGTTGGACTTGCACTTGCTGGGCACGTCTACGCCACAGATGTTTTGCCGACGCCGCCCTCCAGGATGCACGGAAGTCTATGCAACAGAAGTGAGAGCTGTCAAGACAAAAATCGTCAGGGTAAACGATATTCATTGCCAGTTTACTGCAAGGTAAACGATTACCCTTCGAAACCGTTAAATCCTTGTTGTTTATGGTATGCTCTCGCCATGGTGACAATGACCGATATTGCTCGCGACCTCAAGGTTTCGGTCGTGACGGTCTCCAAGGTCCTGCGCAACGACGGCAAGATCAGCCCAGCGACTCGCAAACGCGTGTTGCGAAGGGCCAAAGAGCTGAATTACCAGATGAACTGGGTTGCCCGCAGCCTGGTCACGCGGCGGACCTACACGATCGGACTGCTCCTGCCGAATTTCACACATCCATTTTTTGCGGAAATTGCCAAGTCCGTGGCCGAGACCATTCGGCCGCATGGCTACCACGTGATCATTTCGTACTTCGAGGAAGATCCCGAATTGGAGGCCCGGGAGACCGATACCCTGTTGGCCCGGCAAGTGGATGGCCTGATTATCGCCTCTGCCCAATCGCCCAATCGGGTAGAAGTGTTCGAGCGGATTCAACAACGGAAGGTACCCTACGTTTTGATTGACCGCCCCGTGGCCGGGGTGAATGCTTCTTTTGTTGGGGTTAACAACGAGGTGGTTGGCCGGCTCGCCACCGAGCATCTCATAACGCAGGGCTGCCGCCGCATTGCGCACCTGCACGGTCCCGGAACTGGCATCGCGATAGGACGTTTGGAGGGGTACCGCCAAGCCCTCGCAAAACACGGCCGGCCGGCACCGGCCAGCTACATTGTTGACGGCGGCTACGGAGATGACACTGGGTATGAAGCGATGCGCCAATTGCTGCGGCGTCATCCGATCCCCGATGGGGTTTTCTGTTATAACGATCCGGTTGCGATCGGCGCCATCAAAGCAATTCGCGAATCAGGGCTTGACGTGCCCCGCGACATCGCCGTGGCTGGAGCCGGCAACGTACACTATTCGGACTTGCTGGCGGTGCCGCTTACCACCGTTGATCAAGGCACGTCCCAGATCGGGAAGCTGGCCGCCGAACTTCTGCTTCAGCGAATCACCTCAAAGCGCTTTGTGCGCCCCAAGAAAATCATCATCTCTCCCAAACTCGTAGTACGGTTATCGAGTCAGCACCGTTACGTTGAGAAACTCGAGCACGCCACATTGTCCATTGCGCCTACCAAAAACTCCATCGGTCGTGATTTGGGCAGCGTGAAGGTTGTAAGTAGGTCGGAAAAGCGACACGTTCGGCCGCTGGTGCGCGCCCTCGCGATTGACAAGCGCGAGAGCTAGATTTTCACTCCGGTAAGTTCTTCACTTAAGGTCCATAAACGCTCTGCTGCCTCCGGATCGATGGCATATTGCCGCACACCGACGTTGCTGGCGGAATCGGGGCGACATCCACATCCTGAAGAATTCCGAAAGATTCGATCCAATAGCGCACATTCAGACACATGGCGAATCTTCGGAATTCTTCATGACAAGTCAGGCATCCAATGCAGGGGCAATGGTGAAACCAAGATGAGGATGCATTGAGTGGCTAAGACGAACGCAGCCCGAATTCTGGATGGACTTGGGATCAAATACGAGTTGCGAGAGTATGAGGTGGACCCTGACGATTTGTCAGCGGACACAATGGCGGCAAAGGTCGGCTTACCGCCAGAGCAGGTCTTCAAGACCCTTGCCGTGCAGGGGGACCGGTACGGAATCTGTCTGGCAGTAGTTTCCGCGGATAATGAACTGGACTTCAAGGCGCTTGCAAAACAGACGGGTGACCGCAGGGTGGATATGGTTCCTTTGAAGGACGTGCAAGCCGTGACTGGTTACATTCGCGGCGGAATTACCGCTCTGGCCTGTAAAAAAGACTATCCCGTATATATCGACGAACTTGCGGAAATCTGCGACGTAATTTCGGTGTCGGCAGGAATGAGGGGAACGCAAAGCCTGCTAGCCCCGGAAGACTACATCCAGGCGGTCAACGCCAAGGTCGCAGCCATTGTGACGGCGAAATAACGGCCTTCCAACGCGCTGTTCCCGGCCTAGCTGAGCTTGTGCCTTTTTGTGCATATGCCAGGATGGAAGCCATTTCTCTGAGTGCTTGATTTTAAATGGCGGGGACGAGACTCGAACTCGCGACCACTGCCGTGACAGGGCACCAAAAATGAAGTAAATCAAAGACTTGGCGAGGACGGGCGGGACTGTTCAGGACTATTCAAGACAGAGATTTGGCACATGATTGGCACATGAAAACCTTCCGGTTAAACTGGCTCCAAAACGGGTGTGCTTCGCCAAAATAGAAACTGCTGCACGGTTGGTGTAATTCTTAAAGACAGCCAAGTGGAACAGTTTGTGGCAACACGGAATTGTGACGGGAAAGAAGCAATTCGTCGTCGGCTGGCGGAAAACGGACACAGCTCCCCGTCTCCCGCTTGCTCCCGCGCCCTGAGTCTATTCGTCCATTCAGCGCTTACGCAGCGAGATCGTAACGATGGTGCAGACCGCCGAGCCTGGTTGAAGAAACAATTCTCCATCCGGCAATGCGCCGCTCAAATCAACAGCGTTCTTGTGTCTAAAGTGATTTGAATCACGATTGGAGTATCAAGCTTTCGGCACACTTGGGAGCCGGAGCCTCGCGGCCATCTTCACCAACGCAGCGAGGGAGTCGGCCTTCATCTTCTGCATCACTTTGCCGCGGTGTGCCTTCACCGTGATTTCGCTTATGCCGAGTTCCCCACCGACCTGTTTATTCAACAGACCGGAAACCACCAGCGCCATAACCTGCTGCTCACGATGTGTGAGTGACGCATAACAATTCCGGAGCGCTTGCATCTCCGCCTCGTAACCAAGTGCAACCCGGCTACGTTCGACGGCTTGCCGGATGGCACTCAAAAGTGCGTCGTCACTGAATGGCTTGGTCAAGAACTCCACAGCCCCTGCCTTCATGGCTTGGACCGTTGTGGGCACGTCGCCGTATCCCGTGATGAAGATGATCGGCATATCCGGCCGCTCGACGGCGACACGCTTCTGTAGGTCGAGACCATTGAGGCCTGGAAGAGAAACGTCAAGGACTAGACAGCTCGGAACAAGGCTTCGTGGGCGATCGAGGAACTCTCGTGCGGATGCGAATGTCTCCGGATGCCAGCCTTCGCATTGAATCAGCAACTGCAGCGACTCACGGACGGAGATATCGTCATCAACAACGAATACGATGGGTGTTGCCGGTGTCATCGGTGATGACTCCAATTGATGGCCAAAAGCGCGCGCTAACGTCATAGTATATTCCCAAATTCGTGAGAGTCGCCGATCGCTCACCTCACTCGAAGTGCAGTATTCAGCGCCTGAAGCAGGGCCGTGTCGCTGAATGGCTTGAACAAGAATTCAACGGCTCCTTGCTGGAACGCTCGCCTGCGGACAACCTCGTCCTTCTGAGCACTGATGAAGATGATCGCAATGTTGTGTCCGCGAAGCTGCAATTCTCGCTGGAGATCCAATCCAGTCATGCCCGGCATGGCGATGTCGAGGATGAGACATCTAGTTTGAATCAGGCTATCGGAACTGAGGAACTCTTCCGCAGATGAGAAGGAGTGCGTCGCAAATCCGAACTCCCGCAATAAGTCGGGCAATGACTCGCGCACGGATTCATCATCATCCACTACTGCCACAAGTGGATATTCGCCCGCGATCTTTTCTTGGTAGGAGTCCATAACACAAGAATGCGGCAGACTTGGTAAAGAGTCTATTGCACTTAGGTATTGGTCGTGTAAGGGATAGAAAATGAAAATGTTGCTCCTGAACCTTCATTTAGCGTTGCCCATAAACGACCATGATGTTGTTCTATTATGGAGCGAGAAACCGACAAGCCAATCCCCATCCCGTCATTCTTGGTCGTGTAGAAGGCTTGGAATAGTTTGTCCATAGATTGAGGGTCGAAACCGATCCCCGCATCTTTCACGCTAAGGAGCGCCCGATCGCCTTCGTCTCGTTCGGTCCTGATCAGCAACTTCCTGGGGC containing:
- the ybaK gene encoding Cys-tRNA(Pro) deacylase, whose product is MAKTNAARILDGLGIKYELREYEVDPDDLSADTMAAKVGLPPEQVFKTLAVQGDRYGICLAVVSADNELDFKALAKQTGDRRVDMVPLKDVQAVTGYIRGGITALACKKDYPVYIDELAEICDVISVSAGMRGTQSLLAPEDYIQAVNAKVAAIVTAK
- a CDS encoding response regulator — its product is MDSYQEKIAGEYPLVAVVDDDESVRESLPDLLREFGFATHSFSSAEEFLSSDSLIQTRCLILDIAMPGMTGLDLQRELQLRGHNIAIIFISAQKDEVVRRRAFQQGAVEFLFKPFSDTALLQALNTALRVR
- a CDS encoding response regulator transcription factor, whose product is MTLARAFGHQLESSPMTPATPIVFVVDDDISVRESLQLLIQCEGWHPETFASAREFLDRPRSLVPSCLVLDVSLPGLNGLDLQKRVAVERPDMPIIFITGYGDVPTTVQAMKAGAVEFLTKPFSDDALLSAIRQAVERSRVALGYEAEMQALRNCYASLTHREQQVMALVVSGLLNKQVGGELGISEITVKAHRGKVMQKMKADSLAALVKMAARLRLPSVPKA
- a CDS encoding LacI family DNA-binding transcriptional regulator, producing MTDIARDLKVSVVTVSKVLRNDGKISPATRKRVLRRAKELNYQMNWVARSLVTRRTYTIGLLLPNFTHPFFAEIAKSVAETIRPHGYHVIISYFEEDPELEARETDTLLARQVDGLIIASAQSPNRVEVFERIQQRKVPYVLIDRPVAGVNASFVGVNNEVVGRLATEHLITQGCRRIAHLHGPGTGIAIGRLEGYRQALAKHGRPAPASYIVDGGYGDDTGYEAMRQLLRRHPIPDGVFCYNDPVAIGAIKAIRESGLDVPRDIAVAGAGNVHYSDLLAVPLTTVDQGTSQIGKLAAELLLQRITSKRFVRPKKIIISPKLVVRLSSQHRYVEKLEHATLSIAPTKNSIGRDLGSVKVVSRSEKRHVRPLVRALAIDKRES
- a CDS encoding TonB-dependent receptor; its protein translation is MSSHKSNHQARTWSSFVTSAANGRHWLTASLAICLLALSFPMGLHAQEYRGLILGQVKDPSGAVIHDAKVTAKGPQQTYSTTSNAEGSFSIPFVQPGTYQVTVEAPGFKKSVEKNVVVSVAQKVNLNFRLEVGTVSESVEVVASAVAVNTADASGGSVVGTQETQNLPLNGRQVYMLAQLNPGVLFTGSNGAQRGWDQTNSFQINGVVNNQNQFTMNGAPISQQTSTARGAWFISPNVDAVQEFKIQTTNYDASVGRSGGGTINLVIKQGTNALHGAAFDYWRNAVLDANFYQLNQLNQRKGFHNQHDFGGTVGGPIKKDKTYFFASFEGWREVQPAPVITTVPTGIVVNPDGSVDMSAYLKGPGVNHNGGIYNPFSCASTNADGTCKTRNRLSVGGKNDVIPANLVSQIGLKILALYPKPNQPGFINNFVSNTGGRTQYNQTLFRIDHNISDRTKIYGMFSWWSGTDFRNNSGFSDPRIETGNINHTRAFLSQILSATHTFNSTLVADVRVSYTREVDSSPDGGLAAGTAKLSPQDLGFTTYPVPPSTSTSFAPVLNNNDVIANIIGTRAFSDFGHPPFNADFEVAPTISQTIGNHNLRYGGQYLKVIAIPCCAAGEVAPTSNGPGGIFNFTDNFTRFNPNNANTDPAGVTGSTGSGLASIIMGIPNDGNIPYNLAIYETYPYYAAFVQDDWKIHPRLTLNLGMRWDFEHSPHERHDRLNGGLCYTCVNPLTGILNSANAFPPNNTLLLKNGTSTGFTMPNPIVGGFTFLGNGRRAYDTQYNHFQPRIGVSWALNDKTVVRGGYGVNYGFAFELGGNTTFTQVTNYFNPNPVTPGPGFFNGNPYPAGLTPPTGPLDGLLAGTGSNSTSYDQRNRKITRVQHYSLGIQHEFPGGFVLDTSFVGTYTGNIRVGTNFNALTPAQIAQCATLAAAAAAVRCDSQVQNPFFGHMGPNQAASVLNLSATVPAYILMEPFPQFDGTLSSNTEPIGRSDYNSLQVQFRKRVDAGPAWLKGITLVTAFTWQKNMTYTSLNNNSNGQCQGCVDIAGPGHDILTPFIAKPYYQLDGSDRTLNLAFSGIWDLPVGRNRPFFGNASGWVGQVINNWSLDWIFTDASGTPIQPPNTFTYNCPQNNNSYIPAHRSFSEWIYNETPSCYTPLATNTWIPRTVVTRQNNLRAPYKPLATFALQKQFDIRESMKLQFRAEAFNAFNTPIFGGPSTGNPNLPVTINPNNIPGIQPGTPGYCSGYGCIGANQQNAPRQLQLSLKIIF